The proteins below are encoded in one region of Helianthus annuus cultivar XRQ/B chromosome 2, HanXRQr2.0-SUNRISE, whole genome shotgun sequence:
- the LOC110889610 gene encoding uncharacterized protein LOC110889610: MSFSNSYVSDQGEKLQKATRFSDNVNFGQEVQVNRSVEESSNSVVAANPVKVNFRTLASSDVHEGCDVVLPRDSIRAVQDKLAYTLYGYFLGDRVAYPVVDYYVRNNWKKFGLQKSMMNAKGFFFFKFADEAGMMNVLKEGPWIIRAQPIFLNIWSPTSKLEKKEVKKVQVWVKIHDVPIVAYTEDGLSMIATAIGEPKLLDTYTSSMCMDSWGRSSYARALLEISADNDFKDEIVVAIPNLEGEGFCKQKLYVEYEWSPHRCAHSKVFGHSDDTCPRQIRRAPKEPMKSQKQQVVNNNRKQEKSPVVDKDGFMDVDRKKVARKTGFPVNKQKKQFEYRPVGPKPSGGASSSVPPSKVKIQNRFGVLQDDDPVRGCKNGEAQHDQQESDEEEMSCHDV, from the exons ATGTCCTTCTCAAACAGCTATGTTTCGGATCAGGGGGAGAAGTTGCAGAAGGCAACTAGGTTTTCGGATAATGTGAATTTTGGTCAGGAGGTTCAGGTTAACCGAAGTGTTGAAGAAAGCTCAAATTCGGTTGTGGCAGCCAACCCTGTCAAGGTAAATTTCAGAACTCTTGCTAGTTCTGATGTGCATGAAGGCTGTGATGTGGTGCTTCCTCGAGACTCTATTCGGGCTGTTCAGGACAAGTTAGCATATACTCTTTACGGATATTTCTTGGGGGATCGAGTTGCCTACCCAGTAGTGGATTATTATGTACGGAATAACTGGAAAAAGTTTGGATTGCAAAAATCCATGATGAATGCAAAggggtttttctttttcaagtttgctGATGAAGCTGGGATGATGAATGTGCTTAAGGAGGGTCCTTGGATTATCCGAGCTCAGCCTATTTTTCTAAATATCTGGTCGCCAACTTCAAAGCTTGAAAAGAAGGAGGTAAAGAAAGTGCAAGTGTGGGTCAAAATACATGATGTTCCAATTGTTGCTTACACGGAGGATGGATTGAGTATGATTGCTACAGCTATTGGCGAGCCGAAATTGTTGGATACTTACACTTCATCAATGTGTATGGATTCGTGGGGAAGGAGTAGTTATGCTCGAGCTCTGTTAGAAATCTCAGCTGATAATGATTTTAAGGATGAGATAGTTGTAGCGATTCCAAATCTGGAGGGTGAAGGTTTTTGTAAACAGAAACTTTATGTGGAGTATGAATGGAGTCCTCATAGATGCGCTCACAGTAAAGTCTTTGGCCATTCTGATGATACTTGTCCGAGGCAGATTAGGAGGGCTCCTAAAGAGCCTATGAAGAGCCAGAAACAGCAGGTTGTGAACAATAATCGTAAGCAAGAGAAATCGCCTGTTGTAGACAAGGATGGTTTCATGGATGTGGATCGCAAGAAAGTGGCGAGAAAAACGGGATTTCCTGTTAATAAGCAGAAGAAGCAGTTTGAATACAGACCGGTTGGTCCGAAACCGAGTGGGGGAGCGTCATCTTCGGTCCCTCCATCAAAGGTTAAAATTCAAAATAGGTTCGGTGTGTTACAGGATGACGATCCGGTTCGGGGTTGTAAAAATGGTGAAGCTCAGCATGACCagcaggaatcggatgaggaggag atgtcgtgtcatgatgtatag